A single region of the Prevotella sp. HUN102 genome encodes:
- a CDS encoding NAD(P)-dependent oxidoreductase: MKKILITGASGFIGSFIVEEALRQGFDTWAVVRPTSSRKYLQDSRIHFIELDFSSEERLEKELASHEFNYIVHAAGATKCLHKEDFFRINTEGTKNFIRAIQALNMPLERFVYLSSLSVFGAIREEEPYREILESDTPMPNTAYGKSKLEAEKYLESLPSSLHHEEKTPRSEGYSANTECLSTKNDFISTKKIRLSTENGELSTEKDKQKNRAVFPFIILRPTGVYGPREKDYFLMAKSIKGHTDFAVGFKRQDITFVYVKDVVQAVFLALTRGKDGRAYFLSDGNVYQSSTFSNLIHEELGRPWWIRITAPIWLLRIITFFGDLFGRITGKISALNNDKYQILKQRNWRCNIQPTVDELGYKPEYDLKRGVKETIKWYKEERWI, from the coding sequence ATGAAAAAGATTTTAATAACAGGGGCTTCGGGCTTTATTGGTTCGTTCATTGTGGAGGAGGCTCTGCGACAAGGGTTTGACACTTGGGCAGTCGTTCGCCCCACTTCTTCGCGCAAATATCTGCAAGATTCACGCATTCATTTCATAGAACTGGACTTTTCATCGGAGGAAAGACTCGAGAAAGAACTCGCATCTCACGAGTTCAACTACATCGTTCACGCTGCGGGAGCCACGAAATGCCTGCACAAAGAAGACTTTTTCCGCATCAACACGGAAGGAACAAAGAATTTCATACGAGCCATTCAGGCATTGAATATGCCGCTCGAACGCTTTGTTTATCTTTCAAGCCTCAGCGTTTTCGGGGCTATTCGTGAGGAAGAACCATATCGGGAGATACTGGAAAGCGACACGCCAATGCCGAATACGGCGTATGGAAAAAGCAAACTGGAGGCGGAAAAATACCTTGAAAGCCTCCCGTCTTCTCTCCACCACGAAGAGAAAACGCCAAGAAGCGAAGGCTATTCAGCGAACACGGAATGCCTTTCCACGAAGAATGATTTTATTTCCACAAAGAAGATACGACTTTCTACGGAGAATGGGGAGCTTTCCACGGAGAAAGACAAGCAAAAGAACCGTGCCGTCTTTCCATTTATCATTCTGCGACCCACAGGTGTGTATGGACCACGCGAAAAGGACTACTTCCTGATGGCGAAATCCATCAAGGGACACACCGACTTTGCAGTAGGATTCAAACGTCAGGACATTACGTTCGTGTATGTAAAGGACGTGGTTCAGGCTGTATTCCTCGCACTCACACGTGGAAAAGACGGACGGGCGTACTTCCTTTCAGATGGAAACGTGTACCAGAGTTCGACATTCAGCAACCTGATTCACGAGGAACTGGGGCGACCGTGGTGGATTCGCATCACGGCACCGATATGGCTGCTCCGCATCATCACTTTCTTCGGCGACCTATTCGGACGTATAACCGGCAAAATCAGCGCACTCAACAACGATAAATATCAGATACTGAAACAGCGAAACTGGCGTTGCAACATCCAACCGACCGTAGACGAACTCGGCTACAAGCCGGAATACGACCTGAAACGTGGCGTAAAGGAAACCATAAAGTGGTATAAGGAAGAGAGATGGATATAA
- the rpoN gene encoding RNA polymerase factor sigma-54, whose product MAQNQVQVQEQVQRQVQRLSQQQMLQVKLLEMPLTELEQSVMAELDDNPALESNSEEGDLNDTMDIPEAPDDDFDSQKEKEERQDALDTALERMQSDDDLPTYDGRQQRDNADYEEIVYGDTTSFIDKLNEQVGERELTEQQRFIVEYLIGSLDDDGWLRKELGDIADELAIYNGIDCTESDIEEALKILQDFDPPGIGARSLQECLLLQIDRKVENGDWDREGHLYGFMHEILTTYFDAFTKKHWDRIRSGLALSDVQIDALQKEVRKLNPKPGASMGETMGRNIQQITPDFIVDTDDDGTVSFSLSNGHLPELYVSQSFNDMLAAYKENKQSMSQKDKEALLYIKGKVDKARGFIQAIKERRNTLYVTMKAIIEIQKKFFQDGDEADLKPMILKDIAEKTGLDISTISRVSNIKYAQTRWGTFPLRFFFTDSYTTADGEEMSTRKIKVALKEVIENENKKKPLSDDALAKVMEEKGFPIARRTVAKYREQLNLPVARLRKE is encoded by the coding sequence ATGGCTCAAAATCAAGTACAAGTTCAAGAACAGGTTCAACGTCAGGTGCAGCGTCTCTCGCAACAGCAGATGTTGCAAGTGAAGTTGTTGGAAATGCCATTGACCGAATTGGAGCAAAGCGTGATGGCGGAACTCGACGACAATCCGGCTTTGGAAAGCAACAGCGAGGAGGGCGACCTGAACGACACGATGGACATTCCGGAAGCTCCCGACGACGATTTCGACTCACAAAAGGAGAAAGAAGAACGTCAGGATGCGCTCGATACGGCACTCGAAAGAATGCAGTCGGACGATGATCTGCCCACCTACGACGGCCGTCAGCAGCGCGACAATGCCGACTACGAGGAGATTGTATATGGAGATACTACGTCGTTCATCGACAAACTCAACGAGCAGGTGGGCGAAAGGGAGCTTACCGAGCAGCAGCGTTTCATCGTGGAGTATCTCATCGGAAGCCTCGACGACGACGGATGGCTGCGGAAAGAGCTCGGCGACATCGCTGACGAGCTGGCCATCTACAACGGTATCGACTGTACTGAAAGCGACATCGAGGAGGCATTGAAGATATTACAGGACTTTGATCCGCCGGGTATCGGGGCGCGCAGCTTGCAGGAATGCCTGCTTTTGCAGATAGACCGCAAGGTGGAGAACGGCGACTGGGACCGTGAGGGACATCTATACGGCTTTATGCACGAGATTCTCACAACTTATTTCGACGCATTCACCAAGAAGCATTGGGACAGGATTCGGTCGGGACTGGCTCTGTCGGACGTTCAAATTGATGCTTTGCAGAAGGAAGTGCGCAAGCTGAATCCGAAACCGGGAGCATCAATGGGCGAGACAATGGGCAGAAACATTCAGCAGATCACGCCCGATTTCATAGTAGACACCGACGACGACGGCACAGTTTCGTTTTCCCTGAGCAACGGACATCTGCCCGAGCTTTACGTTTCGCAGAGTTTCAACGATATGCTGGCAGCCTACAAGGAGAACAAACAGAGTATGAGTCAGAAGGATAAGGAGGCTCTTCTTTATATAAAAGGCAAGGTGGACAAGGCCCGCGGCTTCATTCAGGCCATCAAGGAACGCCGGAATACGCTCTACGTAACGATGAAAGCCATCATAGAAATCCAAAAGAAATTCTTTCAGGATGGCGACGAGGCCGACCTGAAACCGATGATTCTGAAAGACATCGCAGAGAAAACAGGACTCGATATCTCCACGATTTCACGTGTGAGCAACATTAAATATGCGCAGACTCGATGGGGAACGTTCCCGCTCCGCTTCTTCTTCACCGACAGTTACACTACGGCTGATGGCGAAGAAATGTCTACCCGAAAGATAAAGGTGGCTCTGAAAGAGGTCATCGAAAACGAAAACAAGAAGAAACCGCTCAGCGACGACGCTCTGGCAAAGGTAATGGAGGAGAAAGGATTTCCCATTGCGCGCCGCACGGTGGCAAAATATCGCGAGCAACTCAACCTTCCCGTTGCACGGCTTCGCAAGGAATAA
- a CDS encoding phosphatase PAP2 family protein, translating to MQKFIKDLFRIEKKPLKGLMALEWAAMIYLVFTLILVFILYTDMENPQAMIFGRLRIVAMTAALWLAYRIVPCRFTRFIRVAAQMGLLAWWYPDTYEINRLFHNLDHVFAQWEQSWFGFQPALTFSKSLSHPIFSELFDMGYAAYYPMIALTVFYYFIWQYKEFERAAFIVLAAFFIYYIVFIFVPVAGPTFYYKAVGLEKIAAGIFPNVHDYFNFHQDCLPSPGYTDGIFYHLVEDAKAAGERPTAAFPSSHVGISTICMLLIWRTKNRNLFYILTPFYLFLCCATVYIQAHYLVDALAGVVSAIALYSTLMFATRRMK from the coding sequence ATGCAAAAATTCATAAAAGACCTGTTTAGAATCGAGAAGAAACCACTCAAAGGACTGATGGCTCTGGAGTGGGCAGCAATGATTTATCTCGTGTTCACGCTCATTCTGGTGTTCATTCTCTATACCGATATGGAGAATCCACAGGCAATGATATTCGGACGACTGCGCATTGTGGCTATGACGGCTGCCCTTTGGCTGGCATACCGCATTGTACCTTGCAGATTCACACGCTTCATACGTGTTGCAGCACAGATGGGACTGCTCGCTTGGTGGTATCCAGACACCTACGAAATCAACCGATTGTTCCACAACCTCGACCACGTTTTCGCCCAATGGGAGCAAAGTTGGTTCGGTTTCCAACCAGCACTTACCTTCTCAAAGAGCCTTTCGCACCCCATATTCAGCGAACTCTTCGATATGGGCTACGCAGCCTATTACCCGATGATAGCTCTCACGGTGTTCTATTACTTCATCTGGCAATACAAGGAATTCGAACGCGCGGCCTTCATTGTGCTTGCGGCATTCTTCATCTATTACATCGTCTTCATCTTCGTGCCCGTTGCCGGTCCCACATTCTATTATAAAGCCGTGGGACTGGAGAAGATTGCAGCCGGCATATTTCCCAATGTCCACGACTATTTCAACTTCCATCAGGATTGTCTGCCCAGCCCCGGCTACACGGACGGCATCTTCTACCATCTCGTGGAAGACGCAAAGGCAGCCGGCGAACGCCCAACGGCGGCATTTCCAAGCTCGCACGTGGGCATCAGCACGATATGTATGCTGCTGATCTGGCGCACAAAGAACAGAAACCTCTTCTACATCCTCACGCCATTCTACCTTTTCCTGTGCTGCGCAACCGTTTATATTCAGGCACACTATCTCGTCGATGCACTTGCCGGAGTAGTTTCAGCAATAGCTCTTTATAGCACGTTGATGTTTGCAACACGCAGAATGAAATAA
- the rnr gene encoding ribonuclease R, giving the protein MGKEKKGSNRLNKAQMAEKLTGFFQTQPEETFSFKQIFRALKLTTHPAKMLAIDVMEEMAWDDFLAKVGEYAYTLNTKGQVQEGVFIRKSNGKNTFQPDDGGTPIFVSERNSMAALNGDRVKVQLLARRRNHIKEAMVVEILQRKKETFVGRLQVESDVAFLVTQENLFVHDIIIPKKALNGGQTDDRALVRITRWPDASHKNLVGEVIDVLGKAGDNDVEMNTILAQYGLPYKYPKAVEEAANKITGEITSKDLEEREDFRDVWTCTIDPKDAKDFDDALSIRKLDNGLWEVGVHIADVSHYVKEGDIIDREAQKRATSIYLVDRTIPMLPERLCNFICSLRPDEEKLAYSVIFNIDDEANVQDFRVVHTVIKSNRRYAYEEAQQLLEENGVIDGTGEPAPTPGKDGYKGEFAENIITLDRLAKLIRKQRFKNGSVKFDSEELHFDIDEKGKPIRCYFKRSKDANKLIEEFMLLANRYVAQSIGKVAKGKKAKTLPYRVHDNPDPQKFENLRQFTAKFGYKLKSSSTKGATARALNALMDEVEGKKEQKVIQTIALRSMMKAKYTTSNIGHFGLAFDYYTHFTSPIRRYPDTMVHRLLTRYAEGGRSVNKEHCEELCEHCSDMEQVAQNAERDSIKYKMVEYMGEHIGECYDAHISGIQSYGIYAEIDENHCEGMIPMRDLDDDYYDFDEKNYCLVGRRRHHVYQLGDPIRIQVAKANLERKQLDFTLAKDEAGEGSLSGKTSASRKSESASAAGKSRRSASGSGKSGKNSKRKRR; this is encoded by the coding sequence ATGGGAAAAGAAAAGAAAGGTAGCAACAGATTGAATAAAGCGCAGATGGCGGAAAAGCTAACCGGCTTTTTCCAGACACAACCTGAAGAGACTTTCAGCTTCAAACAGATATTCCGGGCACTCAAACTGACCACGCATCCCGCAAAGATGCTTGCCATTGACGTGATGGAGGAAATGGCGTGGGACGATTTTCTCGCCAAAGTGGGCGAATATGCCTATACGCTCAACACCAAAGGACAGGTTCAGGAAGGCGTATTCATCCGTAAATCCAACGGCAAGAACACGTTTCAGCCCGACGATGGCGGCACGCCCATCTTCGTTTCGGAGCGCAATTCAATGGCAGCCCTGAACGGCGACCGTGTGAAGGTGCAGCTTTTGGCACGCCGACGCAACCATATCAAGGAAGCAATGGTGGTTGAAATCCTCCAGCGCAAGAAGGAAACGTTTGTAGGACGCCTGCAAGTGGAAAGCGATGTGGCGTTCCTCGTAACACAGGAGAACCTCTTCGTTCACGATATCATCATCCCAAAGAAGGCTCTGAACGGTGGACAGACCGACGACCGCGCCCTCGTAAGGATTACAAGATGGCCCGATGCCAGTCATAAGAATCTCGTCGGAGAGGTAATCGACGTGCTGGGAAAGGCCGGCGACAACGACGTTGAAATGAATACGATTCTTGCCCAATACGGTTTGCCCTACAAATATCCGAAAGCCGTAGAGGAGGCAGCCAACAAAATAACGGGCGAAATCACGTCAAAGGACCTCGAAGAACGCGAAGACTTCCGTGATGTATGGACTTGTACCATCGACCCAAAAGACGCGAAGGACTTCGACGATGCGCTGTCTATCCGTAAACTCGACAATGGTCTGTGGGAAGTGGGCGTGCATATAGCCGACGTTTCACACTATGTGAAGGAGGGAGACATCATAGACAGGGAAGCACAGAAGCGTGCAACCTCCATCTATCTCGTGGACAGAACCATTCCGATGCTGCCCGAACGCCTCTGCAACTTCATCTGTTCGCTCCGTCCCGATGAGGAAAAGCTGGCTTACAGTGTGATTTTCAACATCGACGATGAGGCGAACGTGCAGGATTTCCGTGTCGTTCACACCGTTATAAAGAGCAACCGCCGCTACGCCTACGAAGAAGCGCAGCAGCTACTTGAGGAAAACGGCGTGATAGACGGCACCGGCGAACCGGCTCCGACACCCGGAAAGGACGGATATAAGGGCGAGTTTGCCGAAAACATCATCACGCTCGACCGACTGGCAAAGCTCATCCGTAAGCAGAGATTCAAGAACGGAAGCGTGAAATTCGACTCGGAAGAACTCCATTTCGACATCGATGAGAAGGGCAAACCCATCCGTTGCTACTTCAAGCGTTCAAAGGATGCCAACAAGCTCATCGAGGAATTTATGCTCCTTGCCAACCGATATGTTGCACAGAGCATAGGAAAGGTGGCAAAGGGCAAGAAGGCGAAGACGCTGCCGTACCGTGTTCACGACAATCCCGACCCACAGAAGTTCGAGAACCTGCGACAGTTTACGGCGAAATTCGGCTACAAGCTGAAGTCTTCAAGCACAAAGGGAGCCACGGCCCGCGCGCTGAATGCGCTGATGGACGAAGTGGAGGGCAAGAAGGAACAGAAAGTGATTCAGACCATCGCACTCCGTTCTATGATGAAGGCAAAATACACCACGAGCAACATCGGCCATTTCGGACTGGCGTTCGATTACTATACCCACTTCACGTCGCCAATCCGCCGCTATCCCGACACGATGGTGCACCGTCTGCTGACCCGTTATGCCGAAGGCGGACGTTCTGTGAACAAGGAACATTGCGAAGAACTCTGCGAGCATTGCTCGGATATGGAGCAGGTGGCGCAGAATGCCGAGCGCGATTCCATCAAATACAAAATGGTGGAGTATATGGGAGAGCACATCGGCGAGTGCTACGACGCCCACATCAGCGGTATTCAGAGCTACGGTATCTATGCCGAGATCGACGAGAACCATTGCGAGGGTATGATTCCGATGCGCGATCTCGACGACGACTACTACGATTTCGACGAGAAGAACTATTGTCTCGTAGGCCGCCGCCGCCATCACGTCTATCAGTTGGGCGACCCAATCCGTATTCAAGTGGCAAAAGCGAATCTCGAACGTAAGCAGCTCGACTTTACGCTGGCGAAGGATGAGGCCGGAGAAGGCAGCCTTTCGGGCAAGACTTCGGCTTCACGGAAATCCGAAAGTGCATCGGCTGCCGGCAAAAGCCGCCGCAGTGCTTCGGGTTCGGGCAAGTCTGGCAAGAACAGCAAGCGTAAGAGAAGATAA
- a CDS encoding leucine-rich repeat domain-containing protein: MRKIYSLLLMCGLLFSVAEAKAEVGTEVIKIKTDKAIGSTLSMEVLIYGGLDDEGEVKTITPINGDNISFEGATVSAAISHKIYLKVNAPEITIRGNVYLFTVVKQGITEVDLTEAAKLGSLRVNENPITGIDVSKNAELVELWASYCPELQSVNLENASKLMTLSVQGSKVSSLDFTDAKAIRTLYAGDNPNLKSLNLAALGDLDELWVNGNGIESLDLSGNPYLMNLDCSRNKLTTLDVTANTDINFLSCWGNNIKGEAMDNLIKTLPQEEFTPREFCVFNGLYADEHNELTDEQIAAVKKRGWIAKEAAGSMDFFVWEELHKGVSTSIGSVAVEAEERNVWFDLNGRRIEQPSVKGIYIHNGKKVIVK; encoded by the coding sequence ATGAGGAAAATCTACTCTTTATTATTAATGTGTGGTTTGCTGTTTTCTGTTGCAGAAGCAAAGGCAGAAGTGGGAACTGAAGTTATTAAAATCAAGACCGACAAGGCCATTGGCAGCACTTTGTCTATGGAAGTCCTTATATACGGCGGACTTGATGACGAAGGTGAGGTAAAGACGATTACCCCAATCAATGGAGACAATATTTCGTTCGAGGGAGCAACAGTATCTGCGGCAATCAGCCATAAGATTTATTTGAAGGTTAATGCACCTGAGATTACAATCCGTGGCAATGTATATCTGTTCACTGTTGTCAAGCAGGGAATTACCGAAGTGGATTTGACTGAGGCTGCAAAGCTCGGCAGTTTGCGCGTGAATGAAAATCCAATTACGGGTATTGACGTGTCGAAGAATGCTGAACTGGTGGAACTCTGGGCCTCCTATTGCCCTGAATTGCAGAGTGTAAACCTTGAGAATGCGTCAAAGTTGATGACACTTTCAGTGCAAGGCTCAAAAGTTTCATCATTGGATTTTACCGATGCAAAAGCTATCAGAACACTCTATGCCGGCGATAATCCTAACTTGAAGTCGCTGAACCTTGCTGCTCTCGGCGATTTGGACGAACTCTGGGTGAACGGAAACGGAATAGAGTCGCTCGACCTTTCGGGCAACCCATATCTGATGAATCTCGATTGCAGCAGAAACAAGCTGACAACACTTGACGTAACTGCAAATACCGACATTAATTTCCTCTCTTGTTGGGGAAATAACATCAAAGGAGAAGCTATGGATAATCTTATAAAGACTTTGCCACAGGAAGAGTTCACGCCACGTGAGTTCTGTGTGTTCAATGGACTCTATGCCGACGAACACAATGAATTGACCGACGAGCAGATAGCAGCAGTGAAGAAGCGTGGATGGATTGCCAAGGAAGCCGCAGGCTCAATGGACTTCTTTGTATGGGAAGAACTCCACAAGGGCGTTTCAACCAGTATTGGTTCTGTTGCAGTTGAGGCTGAAGAACGCAATGTTTGGTTCGACTTGAATGGCCGTCGCATAGAGCAGCCTTCTGTAAAGGGTATCTATATCCACAATGGAAAGAAGGTTATCGTGAAATAA
- a CDS encoding phosphatase PAP2 family protein — protein sequence MSEKNIILTARIVSMILTPFYLPVVGILAILFFSYLSTFPWQVKLSLVLMVYLFTVLIPTLLIHLYRQYHGWTLIQLGQKERRMMPYIISIICYFGCLYLMNLLHLPHLITSILVVALGIQVLCAVINVWWKISTHTAGIGGVLGTLIAFALMLNFNPLWWLCTTILASGIVGSSRIILRQHTLTQVTAGFFLGIASAFITIIFI from the coding sequence ATGAGTGAAAAAAACATCATATTGACTGCACGAATCGTGAGTATGATTCTCACACCGTTCTACCTGCCTGTGGTGGGTATTCTTGCAATATTGTTCTTTTCCTATCTGAGCACGTTTCCGTGGCAGGTAAAACTGTCGCTCGTGTTGATGGTCTATCTGTTCACGGTGCTCATTCCCACACTGCTTATCCATCTTTACAGGCAGTATCACGGATGGACGCTGATTCAGCTCGGGCAGAAGGAACGGAGAATGATGCCCTACATCATTTCCATTATCTGCTATTTCGGCTGTCTGTACCTGATGAACCTGCTGCATCTGCCCCACCTCATCACGTCTATTCTCGTGGTGGCATTGGGCATTCAGGTGCTTTGTGCCGTCATCAACGTGTGGTGGAAGATATCAACGCACACCGCCGGTATAGGAGGCGTGCTGGGAACGCTCATTGCTTTCGCACTGATGCTGAACTTTAATCCTCTCTGGTGGCTGTGTACGACTATCCTTGCATCGGGAATCGTAGGCTCAAGCCGCATCATCTTGCGCCAGCACACGCTCACACAGGTTACGGCCGGCTTCTTCTTGGGCATAGCCAGTGCGTTTATCACGATAATATTTATATAG
- a CDS encoding histidine-type phosphatase has protein sequence MKRFSILLLSALTAFAAFGQSFRSVIDANPRMAASNYIAYPAPVKALTPAPAGYEAVYISHYGRHGSRWLTSKRGYLEPMAVLERADSLGVLTEKGKEVLGKLRRMYTESYNRWGELTELGAVQHQQIARRMYERFPSVFRDSVWIDAKSTVVIRCILSMENELQQFLRLNPTLRVRHDASEHDMYYMNLSDKKLSRQKETPEAVRAYRAWCDKNVNHSPIFDRLFTVKDFVKPGADAYKFSFDLFKAASVVQNSEIRHELDLFDLYTKDEIYRQWQQENVWWYLHYGPAPHNGGTQPFSQRNLLRKMIAEADSCLQYPRPGATLRFGHETMVLPLTCLMEINNSGKQIKNLDDLEKEGWINARIFPMGANIQLIFYRSAAKPSEILVKALLNEEEATLPLPKTGTPYYYKWSDFKAYYLKKLEGYKG, from the coding sequence ATGAAGAGGTTTTCAATATTATTGCTCTCTGCCCTTACGGCATTCGCAGCTTTCGGGCAATCATTCAGAAGCGTAATCGACGCAAATCCACGTATGGCGGCAAGCAATTACATCGCCTATCCTGCCCCCGTGAAGGCACTTACGCCTGCTCCGGCGGGCTACGAGGCCGTGTATATCTCGCACTACGGTCGCCACGGTTCGCGTTGGCTCACGTCGAAGCGAGGCTATCTGGAACCGATGGCAGTACTGGAACGTGCCGATTCGTTGGGCGTTCTTACCGAAAAGGGAAAGGAAGTGCTCGGCAAGCTCAGGAGAATGTACACCGAATCCTACAACCGTTGGGGCGAGCTTACGGAACTGGGAGCCGTGCAGCATCAGCAGATTGCAAGGCGAATGTATGAGCGTTTTCCAAGTGTTTTCCGTGATTCCGTTTGGATAGATGCGAAGTCTACGGTGGTTATCCGCTGCATTCTTTCGATGGAGAACGAATTGCAGCAGTTCCTTCGCCTGAATCCTACGCTCCGTGTGCGCCACGATGCAAGCGAGCACGATATGTATTATATGAACCTGAGCGACAAGAAACTCTCCAGACAGAAGGAAACGCCCGAGGCTGTCAGGGCATACAGGGCGTGGTGCGACAAAAATGTGAACCATTCTCCCATCTTCGACCGGCTCTTTACCGTCAAGGATTTCGTGAAACCGGGTGCCGATGCCTACAAGTTTTCCTTCGACTTGTTCAAGGCTGCGAGCGTGGTGCAAAATTCTGAGATTCGCCACGAGCTGGATTTGTTTGATTTATACACCAAGGACGAAATCTACCGTCAGTGGCAACAGGAGAACGTCTGGTGGTATCTGCACTACGGTCCGGCTCCTCACAACGGTGGCACGCAGCCTTTCTCGCAGCGCAATCTCCTCCGTAAGATGATTGCCGAGGCAGATTCGTGCCTGCAGTATCCACGGCCGGGTGCAACGCTCCGTTTCGGACACGAAACGATGGTGCTTCCGCTGACTTGTCTGATGGAAATAAATAATTCCGGAAAACAGATTAAGAACCTTGACGATTTGGAAAAGGAAGGTTGGATCAATGCGCGTATCTTCCCGATGGGCGCAAATATCCAGTTGATTTTCTACCGTTCGGCAGCCAAGCCTTCTGAAATTCTCGTGAAGGCATTGCTCAATGAGGAGGAAGCCACCTTGCCTTTGCCCAAGACCGGTACGCCGTATTATTATAAATGGAGTGATTTCAAGGCTTATTATCTGAAGAAACTGGAGGGGTATAAGGGATAA
- the purE gene encoding 5-(carboxyamino)imidazole ribonucleotide mutase produces the protein MKPLVSIIMGSTSDLPVMEKACKWLEQYEIPFEINALSAHRTPNAVENFAKGAKERGIKVIIAGAGMAAALPGVIAASTSLPVIGVPIKGMLDGLDAMLSIIQMPPGIPVATVGVNAAQNAAILAAEMMALGDEKIARKVEEWKSTLGEKIEKANRELAEIKDYKFKC, from the coding sequence ATGAAACCATTAGTTAGCATCATTATGGGCTCAACAAGCGACCTACCGGTAATGGAAAAGGCTTGTAAGTGGTTGGAACAATACGAAATTCCATTCGAAATAAATGCGCTTTCAGCACATCGGACGCCAAACGCTGTGGAAAATTTCGCCAAAGGAGCAAAGGAACGTGGCATCAAAGTAATCATTGCAGGCGCAGGAATGGCTGCTGCATTGCCCGGAGTAATCGCAGCCTCAACGTCATTGCCGGTCATCGGTGTGCCAATCAAGGGTATGTTGGACGGTCTTGACGCTATGCTTTCAATCATTCAGATGCCTCCCGGCATTCCCGTTGCCACCGTTGGAGTGAACGCTGCACAGAACGCTGCGATTCTTGCTGCCGAAATGATGGCACTTGGAGATGAAAAAATAGCCAGAAAGGTGGAAGAATGGAAATCAACATTGGGCGAAAAGATTGAGAAAGCCAACAGGGAACTTGCCGAAATAAAGGATTATAAGTTCAAGTGTTAA